ATCAAGGCGATCGTCGACGTCGCTCATGCATCAGATCGCAAGGTGAAAGTCATCTTCGAAAACTGTTATCTCCAAGAGGATCATAAGATTCGATTGTGCGAAATTTCTTGTGACGCGGGCGCCGACTGGATCAAAACTTCAACCGGCTTTGGCACCGGCGGCGCGACGATGGATGACCTGCGATTGATGGTGGCTCACGCCAAGATCCCGACCCAAGTAAAAGCGGCCGGTGGCGTTCGCGACTTAGCCACGCTTTTGGAAGTTCGCTCTCTGGGCGTGACTCGCGTCGGAGCCAGTGCGACGGCGGCCATCCTGGATCCGGCTCGGAAGGAACTCGGACTGCCGCCGGTCGATCTGGGCGACGGCTCAGCGCTGCCCGGGTATTGATTCTCGCCTCGCTGACATCGGATTCGCTCGCCATCCGTGGGGCATCGCCTAGAAAATCTGGAATTGCGATTGTGTGAACCGGCGATTGGCTTGACTGGACTTAGGGGGTGTCTAGCCTAGAGATTCCCCGAGCGGGTTTACGTAGTCGGAATACCGCTCGCACCAGTGACCCGTCCGACGACCGGCCTCCAGTCGCGTGAGCATTCAGATGAAAATCAGGTTCCAACCCATCCTCTTCACCGCGCTGTGTTGCGCCGTTGTTGTCGGTAACGCAAAAGCGGATCAAGCGAATCAGGAAGCCGAGCAAACGCAGGTTGCCGTTGCTCAAGTTGACGCCGAGCCACTTCCGGCCGACAACGTCGCCTACTTTTCGGATTCGCGTCAAGTCAAAGTCAAGCTCGACTTGCTCTCAGCCCTGCAAGACGAAGCTACCGAGCTCGCCAACGCTCAGGTAACGGTCGTTCGTCCCAGCGGCAAGACGTCTCGGCTCAAACCCGACAACCGGGGTGTCGTGACGATCGACAATGTCGAATCGGGGCTGAATGTTCTGACCGTGTCCAGCGACCGCGTCCACGGCACCACGGTTCTGAATTTCAAGAAACAGCCCGCCGCCGCTGACCAAGATGATTTGTCGCTCGCGCCCGACGCGGAGCCGACTCAAATGACGCTGCTGAAGATCAAGGCTGAAACGCTGCGTTCGGCACTCGATCGCATCGCAGACATCAAGGGCATGTCGAAATCTTCGATCAACTTGGACGACGTTGGCGACCGTTTTAACTACCGCGTGAAGCTCGGTGCCGATGGCCTGCTTCTCGGTCGACTCGTTCTGGTGGATCGCAACGATCAGACCTCCATTAACGATGTCAACATTACGATCTACTTCAACGGTAACCAGGTCGGAAGTACGACCAGCGATAGCGATGGAAACTTTGAGCTGACCGGCGTGCGACCTGGCGTTCACGGACTGGTCGCTTCCGGGAAAGCGGGATATGCGGCGTTTGCGTTTCGGGCCAGCGCAATGTCTGGCGTCGTTGACACGTCGACAGCGCCCAGCACATTGGTTTCCACCGCCGTTCAATCCACAGACGTCTTGCCCGTCGTGTTGGTACCGCCGACGATGATCACGAACGTGGTCGAATCGATCACCAAATACTACCCTCGCCTGAACGAACCATCGGTCGCCGAGCAAGCGGATCCACTGGTCAACAGCGATACGATCGGGGACCCGATCGGCCCAATCGGATCGGGCGCCGGATCGGCACCCTACGGTGGCGCGCCGATGGGCGGCGGGGGATTCTCGGGTGGCGGAAGTGGTTCCGCTGGGCTCGGTGGCGGCAGCGGCATTGCAGGGCTCGCTGGCACAGCAGCGGTGATCTCCGCGATTGATAACAACGACGACAACGCTGTCGTCACACCATCAACGCCGGTATCGCCATCGGTTCCGGCCAACTAGTCAGATCTCCCACCGACATCACCGCTAGCGAGAGTCACACTGCTGTTTCAAAACCGCGACCAAAGCGGCGGGGTCGTCGTGCGTGTAGGCGACATCGGTCGTTGACTTCGTTGCCAACGTTTTGACTTGGCAGCGTGATTCCGCCCATTCGTTTCCGCCGGCGACGATGGCGGCGGTGAAGCCTCGACCGTCCGCGTACTTCAATTGAGCACCCAGCTTTTTTGAGTCCGGATAAACCTCGACTCCGACTCCGTTTGCCCTCAGATTCGCCGCCATCTTTAAGTAATCGTCGCGGCGATCCTCGTCAAAGTAGACGATCAAAACCGGTGCCGGCGTCGATGCGACCGGCAACAGGTTCAGTTGCTCCATCGCTGCCAACAGACGATCCAAACCCAGCGAAGCACCGATGCCGGGCAAATGCTGTTTGGTGTACATGCCGGCCAAGTTGTCATAGCGACCGCCGCTACAGATGCTGCCGATTTCAGGCAAATCGTCGAGCGTCGTTTCGAAAATCGCGCCAGTGTAGTAATCGAGTCCGCGGGCGATCGAGACGTCGATTTTCAGCCGACGCGTGGGAACGCCCGATGCAACCGCACCGCGATAAATCTCGGTCAACCGCACGATTCCCTCAGCGGCCGTTTCGCTGCCTGCGGTGATCTCGGGCAAGCGGGCCAAAACCGCTTCGGCATCACCGTCACACGCAGCGAGTGCCAATACGGCGTCCGCTTGTTCGGATGAAATTTCGGCGACTCGGCACATTTCTTCGTGAGTCTTCTCGCGGCCGATTTTCGCCAACTTGTCGAGGCTTCGCAGTACCGGAACTGTCTTGTCCGCCAACCCATGCAACTCGAGCAGACCCGACAGGATGACGCGATTGTTGATGCTGATCGTGAACCGGTCGAACCCGATCGCTTCGAGCAAATGGTTGATAACGGCAACGGCTTCTATGTCGGCCAAAACCGAAGTCGTACCGATCGTGTCGAAGTCGCATTGAACGAATTCCCGATAGCGACCGGCTTGGGTATTCTCGCCGCGCCACACCGGGGCAATGTGATATCGCTTGAACGGAGTTCCCAAGACACCAATGTGCTGG
Above is a window of Rubripirellula tenax DNA encoding:
- the deoC gene encoding deoxyribose-phosphate aldolase, with translation MTNYQYHDASKMIDHALLSPTLDKSALEAGCKMAAAYDVASICIMPYYLARCVEILTPTTVLPSTVIGFPLGGQTTSSKVAEAKTAVADGGVELDMVVNISAVLSGNWTLVADEIKAIVDVAHASDRKVKVIFENCYLQEDHKIRLCEISCDAGADWIKTSTGFGTGGATMDDLRLMVAHAKIPTQVKAAGGVRDLATLLEVRSLGVTRVGASATAAILDPARKELGLPPVDLGDGSALPGY
- the hisS gene encoding histidine--tRNA ligase, with the protein product MIQPRTLKGFRDYLPAVMMPREQMMQTAREVFRSFGFAPIDTPVLEYLEILSGKGSDETDRQIYRFQDNGGRDVGMRFDLTVPLARFAAQHIGVLGTPFKRYHIAPVWRGENTQAGRYREFVQCDFDTIGTTSVLADIEAVAVINHLLEAIGFDRFTISINNRVILSGLLELHGLADKTVPVLRSLDKLAKIGREKTHEEMCRVAEISSEQADAVLALAACDGDAEAVLARLPEITAGSETAAEGIVRLTEIYRGAVASGVPTRRLKIDVSIARGLDYYTGAIFETTLDDLPEIGSICSGGRYDNLAGMYTKQHLPGIGASLGLDRLLAAMEQLNLLPVASTPAPVLIVYFDEDRRDDYLKMAANLRANGVGVEVYPDSKKLGAQLKYADGRGFTAAIVAGGNEWAESRCQVKTLATKSTTDVAYTHDDPAALVAVLKQQCDSR
- a CDS encoding carboxypeptidase-like regulatory domain-containing protein, which produces MKIRFQPILFTALCCAVVVGNAKADQANQEAEQTQVAVAQVDAEPLPADNVAYFSDSRQVKVKLDLLSALQDEATELANAQVTVVRPSGKTSRLKPDNRGVVTIDNVESGLNVLTVSSDRVHGTTVLNFKKQPAAADQDDLSLAPDAEPTQMTLLKIKAETLRSALDRIADIKGMSKSSINLDDVGDRFNYRVKLGADGLLLGRLVLVDRNDQTSINDVNITIYFNGNQVGSTTSDSDGNFELTGVRPGVHGLVASGKAGYAAFAFRASAMSGVVDTSTAPSTLVSTAVQSTDVLPVVLVPPTMITNVVESITKYYPRLNEPSVAEQADPLVNSDTIGDPIGPIGSGAGSAPYGGAPMGGGGFSGGGSGSAGLGGGSGIAGLAGTAAVISAIDNNDDNAVVTPSTPVSPSVPAN